TGACAATCGGACAGTACCCCGATAAACCGGTTACTGGTCGCGACTACGATAATTAAGGACCCAGAGCCAATCGTAACGCAAGTGTCCAACGCTACTCGCGCATTTAGACTTCCAGTTGCTGTAAAAGCGTACCGCCAACTAACTCATGCAATGATGAGCGAATTCCCTTCTCGTCATCTTGCGAGGCGCATTTGAAAAGTTTATCCATGGCGCTATGCAACACCGCTGACTCGAGCGGCTGCGGTTTACCAACAAAGATTTTCTCGTAAGAAGTCTTGGTGAGCCCTTCTTCGGCGGTGAGAAGCTCTTCGTAGAGCTTTTCGCCAGGGCGCAAGCCCGTAAACTTTATCTCTATATCCTGACCGGGCCTCAGACCAGAGAATTTGATCAAGTCATGAGCGAGGTCGATAATTTTGACAGGGTTGCCCATGTCCAGAACAAAGATTTCTCCACCAGAACCAAGCGCACCGGCTTGCATAATCAACTGCACAGCCTCCGGGATAAGCATGAAGTATCTGGTTGCATCCGGATGAGTGACAGTCACAGGACCGCCAGCTGCGATCTGCTGACGCCACACTGGTATGACAGAACCGCGGCTGGCAAGCACGTTTCCGAAACGCACGGCAACGTATTTGGTTTTGGATCGACGAGCCAGGTCTTGCACAACCAACTCGGCAATGCGCTTGGTTGCACCCATGACTGAAGTTGGATTGACAGCCTTGTCGCTTGAAACCAGAACAAAAGTCTCTACTCCAAATTCTGCCGACAGCTCGGCTACATTTTGAGTGCCACGGATATTGTTGGTAATAGCCTCAGGCACGTTCGCTTCCATGAGCGGTACATGCTTGTGCGCTGCCGCATGAAACACCACCTGTGGTGCATGCTTCTCAAAGATATTGAGAAGGCGGTGATGATCGCGAATGTCAGCGATGATCGGCACCAGACTGACGGGCTCAGGACGCGCCTTCAGCTCTTGATGGATAGTAAATATGGAATTCTCGCCCTTGCCCAGAAGCAACAGCTCTTTCGGCTGAAAACGCATAATCTGACGGCACAACTCGCTGCCAATTGAGCCGCCTGCGCCTGTGACAAGCACCGTTCTGCCTTCAATGTACTTTGCAATGGCTGGTGTATCCAGCGTTACGGGCTCACGTCCGAGCAAGTCTTCGATAGATACTTCACGCAACTGATTGACGCTGACTTTACCGTTAATCAAATCGTAGAGCCCGGGCAATATGCGCGTCTCTACTTCGGCTTTCCGGCACATGTCTACAATGCGACGAATCTCAGACGGCGGAGCAGACGGCATGGCGATAATCACCTGGTCGATTACCAGATTCTCGACATGCTTCGGCAAATCATCAGTGGTACCAAATACGGTGAGCGATCCGATGCGCTTGTGCACTTTGGCAGGGTCGTCATCGAGCAACCCAACAACATCTACGCCCAGGTCGAAGCGAGAATTCATTTCCTTCAATACCAGTTGACCGGCGTCACCAGCACCTACAAGAAGGGCGCGCCTGCGTACAGGCTGCCGCCAATGGCGACGGTGTTTGTGCTCGGTCTGCAGGCGCCGCAAAATGCGCGGTCCGGTCAGCAGCAAGAAGCACAAACCGGCATCAATAGTAATAACGCTGAATGAAAGTTGGTTGTCGTCTATACGGGTCAAATTGGCAGCACGAGCCAGCAAAAGCAAGGTCGATACTGAAAGAACCGAGCAACCGAGTTCCATGATCTCGGTCAATCCCGTGTAGCGCCACAAACGGCGATAGACGCCAAAGCCCCAGTTAGCGAGCAGGCGGGTGCAGACGAGAGTTGGAATCAATACTTGCAGTTGATGCAAATACGGTCCGTCGATGCGCCCATCCAGGCGAATCAGGTAAGCACCGATAAAGGCCAGGGTGACCAAAACCGCATCGACTGCAATCTGAAGAAGACGCATCCATCTGATTCTAGCCAAAATGCCTGGCGGCAGCTCGGTGTCTAAAACTAACGTTTTCGACTGACTATTATCTGAAGATTCCGGAAGATTCAACGTCGCGTACCAGGCTGCTTGACACAGAGGTCAAGAAGATGTCCGCACTAGTTTAACACTCACCCTTTGACAAAGGCTTATGCGAAGCTCATGAGATCCATCCGGAACTTACTTGACGCGAAGCTTGCCTTTGTTCTTAGTCACCCACTCACGCACTTTTTCGACGGGCAAGCCAAGCGTGCGGGCGGTTCCACGGATAGCTTCATCGTGGTTAACATCAAGCTCCATCAATTCGTAATAGCGCTTGAGAGCAGCCAGTGTAAGCGGTCCTTCCTTGAAGTGGGCGGTGGCGCTGTTCAAGAAGATCTGCCCCAGACCGTATCCAAATGCCACGCAAACCAGCGATGGCACAAGCAACCAGACATCGTAACCCGGCATCGGCTTGAAAAAGTCGGTGAAACCAATAGTAATCCACAAGTGCAGCAATATTTGCACGGCAGCAAAAACGCCTACAAATGTGTATGGATTGGCAATGTACTTATCGAGCGGATCAGCACGCTCGCCGCGTCTGAAGATTTCGTTCTTGGCACGGATGTTGCCTTTCCCGATTACGCTTTTGGGTATAGGAGGGAAGACCATATAGCAGCCGATGATCGTGCACAAGAACATTGCCGGACCTACTATATAGAGCTCGCCCAACTGAGGCTGGCGCATCAAATCGAGGTAAGCGACTGCCCAGGGCAAATAGAGCGCCAGGACCAGCAACAGAATGAAGCGTCCGGGTCCGAGTTTTTGCTCTGTATGCTTGGAAAAGACCCACAAGAAGTACATATTGAACGACATTTGCACAATATGGAAAGAGGCGAAGTTGCTCATAGTTGCCATGGTCAACAGTCCGAGTATGTCGCTCTTGTGCAGAAGCTCCATCGCGTGAAGCTGCTGGTAGCAGTTGTGAGACAGCCAGTAATCAGCCTTGAGCGGATTTACCGGACCCATGGCAAATGCCCCCAGCAATCCGAATATCATCATGAACGTTAATGCCGGAGCTGTGGGCTTATCCTGAATTTCGACGTTTGCGTGTTGGCTCATTATTCCTGCCTAAGATAGATTTTATTGCCCGGGTAAAGCTCGGTCGCTCTGAAATCAAATTACCACGTTGACAAGCTTATCCGGCACGACGATAACCTTGCGAACGGCTTGCCCGTCAATTTTGCTGCAAACTTTTGGCTCGTTCATAGCAATTTCTTCGGACTGCTGCCTGGTCAACCCTCGTGGAGCGCTAACCTTGCTAACAATTTTCCCGTTAACTTGCAGGACTAACTCGATTTGGTTGTCGATAGTCAAACTCTCATCAAAAGTCGGCCAGGTGCTGACATGAATGAACTTGCCTTCGGCCTGCGCAAAACCTGCCAACTCCCAGAGTTCTTCAGTTATGTGCGGCGCCATTGGAGCCAGAACAAGCAAAAGATTCCGTACCGCAAAAGCAAATAAAGCTTTTTGAGCGTCCGAATATTCTTTTCCGATAGTGGAACCATTATCAGACCCACAATCTTGCAAGTACTTATAAAGACCGTTCACCAGTTCATGACAGCGGGCTATGGCGGTATTGAAGTTGTATCGTTCCTGCGAAAGGTCGGCAGTTACAGCCTTCACAGTCTTATGAACAAGTGAATGAAGCGCCTGAGCCTTTTCGTCCAGACTGGCGTGGTCGATGGCGGGAATGGAACCGGCGTTCGCGGGATTAAGGGTACCCGACTCAATCAAATCTGTGACAAAACGCCAGACGCGACTGAGAAATCGATGCTGACCAATGGCGCCTTCCTCATTCCATTCCAGTTCTTGCTCGACCGGTGCGGCAAAGAGGGTGAATAAGCGGGCAGAATCAGCACCATATCTCTGGAAGAAATCTTTGGTACCGACAACATTTCCACGAGACTTGGACATCTTTTCGATGCGACCAGAGCTGGGCGAGAACTTGGTTACCATCCCTTGAGACAGGAGATTGGTGAATGGTTCATCGCACTGCACAAGATTCATGTCACGCAATGCCTTGGTGAAGAATCGCGAGTAGAGCAAATGCAAGATGGCATGCTCGACACCGCCGACATACTGATCGACAGGCATCCAGTAATTTGCTTTCGCACTGGCGAAGATTTCTTTGGGATTTTTTGCATCAGCGTAGCGCAGGAAATACCAGCTCGAATCGATAAATGTGTCCATTGTGTCGGTTTCGCGCCTGGCGTCGCTATTGCACTTCGGACATTTCGCCTTGACGAAGCTGTCCATGCGCCCGAGCGGCGAACCACCTTCGCCTGTGATCTCAATGCCTTCCACAGGCAGCACCACGGGCAGTTGCTCATCAGGGATGGGAACGATGCCGCAAGTTTCACAATGTACGAGCGGGATAGGGCAGCCCCAGTAACGCTGGCGGCTGATCAACCAGTCGCGCAATCTGAACTGAGTGCGGGCTGTGCCGAGCTTATTCTCAACAGCATGCTCAATAATTTTCTTCTTCGCGTCCTGACTGTTCAGTCCGTTGAACTTGCCGGAATTGACCATAACTCCTTGTTCGAGATATGGCTCCTTAAGCTCCTCAGCGACTTTACCGTCTGGGGAGATAACTTCAGTAATTGGAAGTTTGAATGTCTTGGCAAAAGCAAAGTCGCGTTCATCATGCCCGGGCACACCCATGACAGCGCCGGTTCCGTAGTTCATCAACACGTAATCTGCGATCCAGATAGGCACGACATCGCCGTTGAACGGATTGACCACGTAAGTACCGAGAGGCACGCCAGTCTTAGTCTTCTCACCGGTCATGCGATCCAGTTCTGTTTTGTGTTTTGCCTGGTCAACATACTTGGCTACGGCTTCTTTGCATTCATCTGTAGTCAGCTCCGCAACGAGCGGATTCTCAGGAGCAAGAACGAGATAGCTGACACCAAATACAGTGTCAGGACGAGTGGTGAAAACGGTAATTTGAACGTTTGGTTTGCTCTCTACAGTGAATGTGAGCAGAGCCCCCTCGGACTTACCAATCCAGTTCTGTTGCATGATTCGCACGCTGGCAGGCCAGTTTTGCAATTTGTCCAGATCCGTAAGGAGCGGGTCTGCGTAGTCGGTGATTTTCAAAAACCACTGACTCATCAAACGCTGTTCCACTTTAGTTTCAGGGTGACGCCAACAAGCGCCATCTTCAACCTGTTCATTAGCCAGAACGGTGTGGCAGACCGGACACCAGTTAACTGGCGCTTCTTTTCTCACAGCCAAATTGTGTTTGAAAAACTGCAAGAACAACCACTGCGTCCAGTGGTAATAATCACTGTCGCAAGTGGTGACTTCGCGGCGCCAGTCGAAGCTGGTTCCGAGCTTCTTCAACTGCTCATCGCGCATGAAACGAATATTCGA
This portion of the Candidatus Melainabacteria bacterium genome encodes:
- a CDS encoding polysaccharide biosynthesis protein, with amino-acid sequence MNLPESSDNSQSKTLVLDTELPPGILARIRWMRLLQIAVDAVLVTLAFIGAYLIRLDGRIDGPYLHQLQVLIPTLVCTRLLANWGFGVYRRLWRYTGLTEIMELGCSVLSVSTLLLLARAANLTRIDDNQLSFSVITIDAGLCFLLLTGPRILRRLQTEHKHRRHWRQPVRRRALLVGAGDAGQLVLKEMNSRFDLGVDVVGLLDDDPAKVHKRIGSLTVFGTTDDLPKHVENLVIDQVIIAMPSAPPSEIRRIVDMCRKAEVETRILPGLYDLINGKVSVNQLREVSIEDLLGREPVTLDTPAIAKYIEGRTVLVTGAGGSIGSELCRQIMRFQPKELLLLGKGENSIFTIHQELKARPEPVSLVPIIADIRDHHRLLNIFEKHAPQVVFHAAAHKHVPLMEANVPEAITNNIRGTQNVAELSAEFGVETFVLVSSDKAVNPTSVMGATKRIAELVVQDLARRSKTKYVAVRFGNVLASRGSVIPVWRQQIAAGGPVTVTHPDATRYFMLIPEAVQLIMQAGALGSGGEIFVLDMGNPVKIIDLAHDLIKFSGLRPGQDIEIKFTGLRPGEKLYEELLTAEEGLTKTSYEKIFVGKPQPLESAVLHSAMDKLFKCASQDDEKGIRSSLHELVGGTLLQQLEV
- a CDS encoding rhomboid family intramembrane serine protease — protein: MSQHANVEIQDKPTAPALTFMMIFGLLGAFAMGPVNPLKADYWLSHNCYQQLHAMELLHKSDILGLLTMATMSNFASFHIVQMSFNMYFLWVFSKHTEQKLGPGRFILLLVLALYLPWAVAYLDLMRQPQLGELYIVGPAMFLCTIIGCYMVFPPIPKSVIGKGNIRAKNEIFRRGERADPLDKYIANPYTFVGVFAAVQILLHLWITIGFTDFFKPMPGYDVWLLVPSLVCVAFGYGLGQIFLNSATAHFKEGPLTLAALKRYYELMELDVNHDEAIRGTARTLGLPVEKVREWVTKNKGKLRVK
- a CDS encoding leucine--tRNA ligase; translated protein: MVSQQYVPQDFEEKWQAKWEEAGIYQAQDDDKTRPKYYSLVMFPYPSGDLHMGHMRVYTVSDVISRTRRMHGYNVLNPMGWDAFGLPAENAAISRKMHPESWTKSNIRFMRDEQLKKLGTSFDWRREVTTCDSDYYHWTQWLFLQFFKHNLAVRKEAPVNWCPVCHTVLANEQVEDGACWRHPETKVEQRLMSQWFLKITDYADPLLTDLDKLQNWPASVRIMQQNWIGKSEGALLTFTVESKPNVQITVFTTRPDTVFGVSYLVLAPENPLVAELTTDECKEAVAKYVDQAKHKTELDRMTGEKTKTGVPLGTYVVNPFNGDVVPIWIADYVLMNYGTGAVMGVPGHDERDFAFAKTFKLPITEVISPDGKVAEELKEPYLEQGVMVNSGKFNGLNSQDAKKKIIEHAVENKLGTARTQFRLRDWLISRQRYWGCPIPLVHCETCGIVPIPDEQLPVVLPVEGIEITGEGGSPLGRMDSFVKAKCPKCNSDARRETDTMDTFIDSSWYFLRYADAKNPKEIFASAKANYWMPVDQYVGGVEHAILHLLYSRFFTKALRDMNLVQCDEPFTNLLSQGMVTKFSPSSGRIEKMSKSRGNVVGTKDFFQRYGADSARLFTLFAAPVEQELEWNEEGAIGQHRFLSRVWRFVTDLIESGTLNPANAGSIPAIDHASLDEKAQALHSLVHKTVKAVTADLSQERYNFNTAIARCHELVNGLYKYLQDCGSDNGSTIGKEYSDAQKALFAFAVRNLLLVLAPMAPHITEELWELAGFAQAEGKFIHVSTWPTFDESLTIDNQIELVLQVNGKIVSKVSAPRGLTRQQSEEIAMNEPKVCSKIDGQAVRKVIVVPDKLVNVVI